The segment CCCAGCGCGCCGATGCAGGCCCGGTTCCGCCCGATCTCACGACCCGCACGGTCGTATACCAGGGTGGCGCCCGGCAGCGCGTCCAGCAGGCCCGCCATGTCGGTTTCGCGGCTCCGCAGGCGCTGCAGTGCGCGCAGGGCTCCCTTGAACGAGGGCAGCAGCATGCGCATCAGCATGGGCCCACGCTCCTCCATGTACGTCGCGGCGCCCCTGCGGCCGTAGGAGACGTACAGGATGCTCGGATGATCGAGCGAGTGCGTGTACAGGCCCTGGGCCTGGATCATCCCCAGCGACTCGCGCACTTCCCAACACGCCGTCCGCTCCGCCGCCTTCTGCTCCCATCCCACGGCCTGCAGCATCCGGCCGTCGTGAAAGACCTCGTTTCCCGTGGCGCGCATCCGGCCATCCATCGCGGCGTTCAGCGGATCGGGGCGGGTGAGAACGGTGGCGGCCTCGTCGGTGAACTCCGTGCGGTACCCTTCTGCCACCACGCGCGGGCCTCCGTCGCCCATCCCGATGAAGATGGCGTGGTCCGCCGCAAAGAGCTCTCGCACGCATGCCTGTACGTCGTGCACCCACTGCTCGGGTGTCGCGGCATCGAAGGGCGAGGAAAGCACCTGCAGCGTACTCGTGAGCCGGCCGACCTCGGCGGAGTTGAGGATGAGGGACATCGGGCGGGGGCGTCAGGAGGGTGCAGCGGCGGCAAATAGGGCATTTGTCCGACGCGGCAAGGTAGGACGCGCGGGTAGAGTGTGCAACGGAAACGTTCGCTTCTCACCGGGCACCCACGAGCCGAAACATGTCTCGCACTCTCCCTACGACCGTGATCGCCGCGGCGCTGTTCGCGGCGGCCTGCGCTCCCGCGCTGAACACCCGCGCCGCGGCCTTCAGCTCGGGCCGGATCACCATCACCACCGTCGGCTCCGGCCCGGACGTGGTGCTGATCCCCGGCCTCGCCTCCTCGGCGGAGCAGGTTTGGAGCGGCACCGTGGCGGCGGTGCCCGGCTACCGGTATCACCTGGTGCAGGTGTCCGGGTTCGCGGGCTTTCCCGCGGGCGACAACGCGCGGGAGGGCCGCGTCGTGGAGGCCATCGCCGAAGAGATCGCGAGATACATCCGGGAGCAGCGGCTGAAGCGGCCGGCGGTGGTCGGAATGTCGATGGGCGGCACGCTGGCCATGCTCGTGGCCACCCGCCATCCAGGCGCCGTTTCCAAGCTGATGGTGGTGGACATGGTTCCGTTCGGAGGTGCGCTGCTCGGCGAAACGGACCCGGAAGGCGCGCGCCCCAGGGCCGAGCGCAGCCGGGAGCGGATGCTTTCCGAAAGCGACGAGGCGCGGCGCCGTGGGCTGACCGCCCAGGTCGCGGAGATGGTGCGGACGGACAGCCTGCGGGCCAGGGTGACGGAACTCGGGCTGGCGAGCGACCGCGGGGTCTCGGCGCGATCGTTCCACGACGTGATGACGATCGATCTGCGGCGGGAAATGGCCCGCGTGGATGTGCCGGTCACCGTCCTTTACGTCCACGCACCCCTCATTCCGCTTTCCGC is part of the Longimicrobium sp. genome and harbors:
- a CDS encoding helix-turn-helix transcriptional regulator — protein: MSLILNSAEVGRLTSTLQVLSSPFDAATPEQWVHDVQACVRELFAADHAIFIGMGDGGPRVVAEGYRTEFTDEAATVLTRPDPLNAAMDGRMRATGNEVFHDGRMLQAVGWEQKAAERTACWEVRESLGMIQAQGLYTHSLDHPSILYVSYGRRGAATYMEERGPMLMRMLLPSFKGALRALQRLRSRETDMAGLLDALPGATLVYDRAGREIGRNRACIGALGSDPEAATVTGEAQRLARSLCALRFPLCGRTDGDAFAPAERQVCTRRGAYRLSGTLWAGESEIAVVVSVDAPRALLPPGGVLQARWGLTAREAEVASLLSSGMTDRQVAAKLFISHSTARRHAEHILAKLGMKSRSGLALRLMQPV
- a CDS encoding alpha/beta hydrolase → MSRTLPTTVIAAALFAAACAPALNTRAAAFSSGRITITTVGSGPDVVLIPGLASSAEQVWSGTVAAVPGYRYHLVQVSGFAGFPAGDNAREGRVVEAIAEEIARYIREQRLKRPAVVGMSMGGTLAMLVATRHPGAVSKLMVVDMVPFGGALLGETDPEGARPRAERSRERMLSESDEARRRGLTAQVAEMVRTDSLRARVTELGLASDRGVSARSFHDVMTIDLRREMARVDVPVTVLYVHAPLIPLSAEATDSLYREAYAHAPRVTLKRIDDAYHFIMLDQPRVFAAEVRAFLR